A genomic segment from Geminocystis sp. M7585_C2015_104 encodes:
- a CDS encoding DUF751 family protein: MDDFWDNVARYPRYLLSLILGIFFFLGQQLKPLFNNPLTATILIFIILGIVAFFYFTIRAMLGLPIF; encoded by the coding sequence ATGGACGACTTTTGGGACAATGTTGCCCGTTATCCTCGCTATTTACTTAGTCTCATTTTGGGCATTTTTTTCTTTCTGGGACAGCAACTTAAACCCCTTTTTAATAACCCCCTAACCGCCACTATTTTAATTTTCATAATCTTGGGAATTGTGGCCTTCTTCTATTTCACTATAAGGGCTATGTTAGGACTGCCCATCTTTTAA
- the rbfA gene encoding 30S ribosome-binding factor RbfA, with the protein MASSRRVERVSSLIRREISQMLINGIKDDRVGAGMVSVVDVEMSRDLQHAKVFVSIYGTEEAKAETMEGLKACTPFVRRELGQRIRLRHTPEIQFIYDPSLEKGDRVISLINRLSAQSASKSQQKEEETEEETEVEVSGEEE; encoded by the coding sequence ATGGCTAGCAGTCGTCGTGTGGAGAGGGTATCATCCCTAATCCGCCGAGAAATTAGTCAAATGCTTATCAACGGCATTAAAGATGATAGAGTGGGCGCAGGGATGGTAAGTGTGGTAGATGTGGAAATGTCAAGGGATTTGCAACATGCTAAGGTGTTTGTCAGCATCTATGGCACAGAGGAAGCTAAAGCCGAAACTATGGAAGGCCTTAAAGCCTGTACTCCCTTCGTCAGACGGGAATTGGGACAACGTATCCGTCTCCGTCATACTCCAGAGATACAGTTTATTTACGACCCGTCTCTGGAAAAGGGAGATAGGGTGATAAGTCTAATTAATAGGCTTTCCGCCCAAAGTGCCAGCAAATCTCAACAAAAGGAGGAAGAAACAGAAGAGGAAACAGAAGTAGAAGTCAGTGGTGAGGAGGAATAA
- a CDS encoding DUF4388 domain-containing protein, with product MTDSNQQGKAKAPKIPIKEFIGNRQSTLFQSLKQPQFTGELTFQSAKGEKWTFYFYMGRIIFATGGKHTVRRWIRSVSRFAPVLITQIPTLDEEVINQPGFRQFWEYELLCYWLKKEEVTRQQLNSIIRASVVEILFDITQRMEVVFQLDATQPLSTQLVFLDPEQVIAEAWQLWQNWQNAKLADRCPNQCPVIRLADKLQERVAPKTFQMMLKLFNGKNTLRDLSLQLNQDLTKMTRSMLPYIQLGLIDLIDVPDLPCPIKFKD from the coding sequence ATGACCGACTCCAACCAACAAGGCAAGGCTAAGGCTCCAAAAATCCCTATTAAAGAATTTATCGGCAACAGACAGTCTACCCTGTTTCAGAGTCTTAAGCAACCCCAATTTACTGGCGAGTTGACTTTCCAGTCTGCCAAGGGGGAAAAGTGGACCTTTTATTTCTACATGGGCAGAATTATCTTTGCAACAGGTGGGAAACACACAGTTAGAAGGTGGATAAGAAGTGTCTCCCGCTTCGCACCAGTCTTAATCACTCAAATCCCCACCCTAGATGAGGAAGTCATCAACCAACCCGGTTTCCGTCAATTCTGGGAATATGAGTTACTCTGTTACTGGCTGAAAAAAGAAGAGGTTACCAGACAACAGTTAAATTCTATTATCCGTGCAAGTGTGGTGGAAATCCTATTTGACATTACCCAGAGAATGGAAGTAGTCTTCCAGTTGGATGCCACCCAACCCCTCTCCACCCAGTTGGTGTTTTTAGATCCAGAACAGGTTATAGCAGAAGCCTGGCAACTTTGGCAAAATTGGCAAAATGCTAAACTGGCAGATCGTTGTCCTAATCAGTGTCCTGTTATTAGACTAGCAGATAAATTACAAGAACGGGTAGCCCCTAAAACCTTTCAAATGATGCTCAAACTGTTCAATGGCAAAAATACCCTTAGGGATTTAAGTTTGCAACTAAATCAAGACCTCACCAAAATGACTCGTTCTATGTTACCCTATATCCAGTTGGGATTAATTGACCTGATAGACGTGCCCGATTTGCCCTGTCCTATTAAATTCAAAGACTAA